In Mustela lutreola isolate mMusLut2 chromosome 1, mMusLut2.pri, whole genome shotgun sequence, one genomic interval encodes:
- the NAAA gene encoding N-acylethanolamine-hydrolyzing acid amidase has product MRAAGPGARAGPALLLLWAAAGLCAAASPPAPPLFNVSLDAAPALRWLPVLRRFDLDYLRSAMAHILGNKVPKWVHAWVGKVVEQLEPFLPQPFADEIRGLCEVLDYSLADCLLLNLVYESTAFCTSIVAQDSRGHIYHGRNLDYPFGNFLRKLTVDVQFLRNGQVAFTGTTFIGYVGVWTGQSPYKFTVSGDERDKGWWWENAIAALFQRHYPVSWLIRATLSESENFEEAVVKLAKTPLIADVYYIVGGTSPREGVVITRNRNGPADIWPLDPLNGAWFRVETNYDHWKPVPRQDDRRTPAIKALNATGQANLSLEKLFQVLSVFPVYNNYTVYTTVMSAASPERYMTRIRNLG; this is encoded by the exons ATGCGCGCcgcggggccgggggcgcgcgCGGGGCCGGCGCTGCTGCTGCTCTGGGCCGCGGCCGGGCTGTGCGCCGCCGcctcgccccccgccccgccgctcTTCAACGTGAGCCTGGACGCGGCGCCCGCGCTGCGCTGGCTGCCGGTGCTGCGGCGCTTCGACCTGGACTATTTGCGCTCGGCGATGGCGCACATCCTCGG GAATAAGGTCCCCAAGTGGGTCCACGCGTGGGTCGGGAAGGTGGTGGAGCAGCTGGAGCCCTTCCTGCCGCAGCCCTTCGCCGACGAGATCCGCGGCCTGTGCGAGGTCCTCGACTACAGCCTGGCCGACTGTCTGCTGCTCAACCTGGTGTACGAGTCCACCGC ATTCTGCACCAGTATTGTGGCTCAAGATTCCAGAGGCCACATTTACCACGGCCGGAATCTGGATTATCCTTTCGGAAATTTCTTACGCAAGTTGACCGTGGATGTGCAGTTCTTAAGGAACGGGCAG GTGGCCTTCACAGGAACCACGTTCATCGGCTACGTAGGAGTGTGGACCGGCCAGAGTCCATACAAGTTTACAGTTTCTGGTGATGAAAGAG ACAAAGGCTGGTGGTGGGAGAACGCGATTGCTGCCCTCTTCCAGAGACACTACCCGGTCAGCTGGCTTATCCGTGCT ACCCTGAGTGAGTCGGAAAACTTCGAAGAAGCTGTGGTTAAACTGGCTAAGACACCCCTGATCGCTGATGTCTATTATATCGTCGGGGGCACGTCCCCGCGGGAGGGAGTGGTCATCACAAGGAACAGAAACGGCCCAGCAGACATTTGGCCTCTGGATCCTTTAAATGGAGC GTGGTTCCGGGTTGAGACAAATTACGACCACTGGAAGCCAGTACCCAGGCAGGACGACCGGAG AACGCCTGCCATCAAAGCCCTCAATGCCACGGGCCAGGCCAACCTCAGCCTGGAGAAGCTCTTCCAG gTTTTGTCAGTGTTTCCGGTTTATAACAA CTACACAGTTTATACAACAGTCATGAGCGCTGCCAGCCCGGAGAGGTACATGACGAGGATCAGAAACCTGGGTTAA